One segment of Scleropages formosus chromosome 23, fSclFor1.1, whole genome shotgun sequence DNA contains the following:
- the grinaa gene encoding glutamate receptor, ionotropic, N-methyl D-aspartate-associated protein 1a (glutamate binding), with translation MSQDKSGYPVMGENNPLHNSVFGQPNPAAFGMPPPNYTQAPGGAPFPQPGAFGQPSFAQGAPGFGQASYPQMPFPQMPYPQGSYPQGPYPQGPYPQSPYQQGPPQPGFVADPNAPLNSPGYHADVPPSYYDNEEFTQSGWEDKSIRQAFIRKVFLVLTVQLVVTFSFVAVFTFVEDAKRFVRVNSWTYYVSYAIFFVALIVLSCCGEFRRKHPWNLIALSILTLSLSYMVGMIASFYNTDSVIMAVGITVVVCFTVVLFSLQTKYDFTSCRGVLFVCLIVLLLFSILCIFIRHKILDIVYASLGALLFTCFLAVDTQLLLGNKKLALSPEEYIFAALSLYTDIINIFMYILAIVGRSRD, from the exons ATGTCCCAGGACAAGAGTGGCTACCCTGTTATGGGAGAGAACAACCCCTTGCATAACTCTGTGTTTGGCCAGCCGAACCCAGCTGCATTTGGGATGCCACCACCCAACTATACGCAGGCCCCAGGTGGGGCCCCCTTCCCCCAACCTGGCGCTTTTGGTCAGCCCAGCTTTGCACAGGGTGCACCTGGATTTGGGCAGGCTTCCTACCCACAGATGCCCTTTCCACAGATGCCCTACCCTCAGGGTTCATATCCCCAGGGTCCTTATCCCCAAGGCCCGTACCCCCAGAGTCCTTACCAGCAGGGCCCACCTCAGCCTGGCTTCGTTGCAGATCCCAATG CCCCCCTGAACAGTCCGGGTTACCATGCCGATGTGCCACCGTCGTATTACGACAATGAGGAGTTCACCCAGTCAGGCTGGGAGGACAAATCCATCAGGCAGGCTTTCATCCGCAAG GTCTTCTTGGTGCTCACTGTACAATTGGTGGTGACCTTCTCCTTTGTGGCAGTTTTCACTTTTGTGGAAGACGCCAAGCGCTTTGTACGCGTCAACAGCTGGACATACTATGTGTCTTATGCAATTTTCTTTGTGGCGCTCATTGTGCTCAGCTGCTGTGGGGAGTTCCGTCGCAAGCACCCCTGGAACTTGATTGCGCTG TCCATCCTTACCCTCAGCCTGTCCTACATGGTGGGAATGATTGCAAGCTTCTACAACACTGACTCTGTCATCATGGCTGTGGGCATCACTGTGGTTGTGTGCTTTACAGTTGTCCTCTTCTCACTGCAG ACCAAGTATGACTTCACCTCATGCCGGGGAGTTCTCTTTGTCTGCCTCATTGTCCTCCTGCTGTTCTCCATCCTCTGCATCTTCATCCGTCATAAGATCCTGGACATTGTCTACGCGTCGTTAGGAGCTCTGCTGTTCACCTGC TTCCTTGCTGTGGATACTCAGCTTCTGCTGGGTAACAAGAAGCTGGCCTTGAGTCCAGAAGAGTACATCTTTGCTGCGCTCAGCCTTTACACTGACATAATCAACATCTTCATGTACATCCTGGCTATTGTGGGCCGCTCCCGTGATTGA